One window of the Esox lucius isolate fEsoLuc1 chromosome 8, fEsoLuc1.pri, whole genome shotgun sequence genome contains the following:
- the scly gene encoding selenocysteine lyase isoform X2 translates to MSQPTKGSSFTRDGDSRDQSHRTSDHRARHTESFGHHHAHTHPSGAFDDHGHANLGRPFDGLVHTYIPDMDEDKIYMDYNATTPLEPEVIQAITKALHEAWGNPSSSYTAGVKAKAAIAQARENVARLVGGKPEDIIFTSGGTEANNLVFHSALEAYRESCRTAEQGGDSHHHRDNSRTSSAWPRPHLIISNVEHDSVRLTAEHLLKDAQADVTLVAVSKVTGRVEVEDVLTAVRPNTCLISIMMANNETGVMMPIRELCQRIRSVSGQRHHRILLHTDAAQAIGKVGVDARDLGVDYLTIFYAPRIGALYVNGPGSTTPLHPMMFGGGQERNFRPGTENTPMIAGLGKAAELVISNLPEYESHMLDTRKYLEERLQAVFGKERIHFNSHFPDSESLPNTCNVSILGPRLQGRKVLSSCRRLLASVGAACHTHRGDRPSHILLSCGIPEEVAANALRLSVGRGTSRADVDVVVEDLRNAVETLESLN, encoded by the exons ATGAGTCAACCAACTAAGGGAAGTTCCTTCACAAGAGACGGTGATTCGAGGGACCAGAGTCACCGGACATCTGACCACCGTGCACGACATACAGAGTCGTTTGGTCAccaccatgcacacacacatccttctgGAGCATTTGATGACCACGGACATGCAAATCTGGGTCGTCCATTCGATGGCCTTGTACACACGTATATTCCAGACATGGATGAAGACAA GATCTACATGGACTACAATGCCACCACCCCACTAGAGCCAGAGGTGATCCAGGCCATCACGAAAGCCCTGCATGAGGCCTGGGGAAACCCCAGCAGCAGTTACACAGCAG GTGTGAAAGCGAAGGCCGCCATCGCCCAGGCCAGAGAGAATGTGGCAAGGCTGGTTGGCGGGAAACCAGAGGACATCATATTTACCTCTGGGGGTACTGAG GCCAACAACCTGGTGTTCCACAGCGCCCTGGAGGCCTACAGAGAGAGCTGCAGGACGGCAGAGCAGGGAGGCGACAGCCATCATCACCGTGACAACAGCCGTACATCCTCAGCCTGGCCTCGTCCACACCTCATCATCTCCAACGTGGAGCACGACTCTGTGCGCCTGACCGCGGAACACCTGCTGAAGGATGCCCAAGCAG ATGTGACGTTGGTGGCGGTTTCCAAGGTGACGGGGAGGGTCGAGGTGGAAGATGTGTTGACGGCTGTGCGACCCAACACCTGTCTAATCTCTATCATGATGGCTAACAATGAGACCGGTGTTATGATG ccaatcagagagcTTTGTCAGAGGATAAGATCCGTGAGCGGACAGCGTCATCATAGAATCCTCCTGCACACTGATGCAGCCCAGGCCATAGGAAAGGTCGGGGTCGACGCACGTGACCTGGGAGTGGATTACCTCACCATC TTCTATGCACCGCGGATCGGAGCGCTGTATGTGAACGGCCCTGGGTCCACCACACCGCTCCACCCCATGATGTTTggagggggacaggagaggaacTTCAGACCGGG CACGGAGAACACGCCAATGATTGCTGGCCTCGGAAAG GCAGCAGAGCTGGTGATCTCTAACCTGCCTGAGTATGAGAGTCACATGTTGGATACGAGGAAATACCTGGAAGAGAGACTGCAG GCTGTTTTTGGGAAGGAGAGGATCCATTTCAACAGCCACTTCCCTGATTCAGAATCTCTACCAAACACCTGCAATGTCTCCATCCTGGGTCCTAGACTACAGG GGAGGAAGGTGTTGTCCAGCTGTAGACGGCTACTGGCCAGTGTGGGAGCggcatgccacacacacagaggagacag GCCCTCCCATATCCTGCTGAGCTGTGGCATTCCGGAGGAGGTGGCGGCCAATGCCCTGAGGCTGAGTGTGGGGAGGGGCACCAGCAGGGCTGATGTAGATGTAGTGGTGGAGGACCTGAGGAATGCTGTGGAGACGCTCGAGAGCCTGAATTGA
- the scly gene encoding selenocysteine lyase isoform X1 translates to MSQPTKGSSFTRDGDSRDQSHRTSDHRARHTESFGHHHAHTHPSGAFDDHGHANLGRPFDGLVHTYIPDMDEDKIYMDYNATTPLEPEVIQAITKALHEAWGNPSSSYTAGVKAKAAIAQARENVARLVGGKPEDIIFTSGGTEANNLVFHSALEAYRESCRTAEQGGDSHHHRDNSRTSSAWPRPHLIISNVEHDSVRLTAEHLLKDAQADVTLVAVSKVTGRVEVEDVLTAVRPNTCLISIMMANNETGVMMPIRELCQRIRSVSGQRHHRILLHTDAAQAIGKVGVDARDLGVDYLTIVGHKFYAPRIGALYVNGPGSTTPLHPMMFGGGQERNFRPGTENTPMIAGLGKAAELVISNLPEYESHMLDTRKYLEERLQAVFGKERIHFNSHFPDSESLPNTCNVSILGPRLQGRKVLSSCRRLLASVGAACHTHRGDRPSHILLSCGIPEEVAANALRLSVGRGTSRADVDVVVEDLRNAVETLESLN, encoded by the exons ATGAGTCAACCAACTAAGGGAAGTTCCTTCACAAGAGACGGTGATTCGAGGGACCAGAGTCACCGGACATCTGACCACCGTGCACGACATACAGAGTCGTTTGGTCAccaccatgcacacacacatccttctgGAGCATTTGATGACCACGGACATGCAAATCTGGGTCGTCCATTCGATGGCCTTGTACACACGTATATTCCAGACATGGATGAAGACAA GATCTACATGGACTACAATGCCACCACCCCACTAGAGCCAGAGGTGATCCAGGCCATCACGAAAGCCCTGCATGAGGCCTGGGGAAACCCCAGCAGCAGTTACACAGCAG GTGTGAAAGCGAAGGCCGCCATCGCCCAGGCCAGAGAGAATGTGGCAAGGCTGGTTGGCGGGAAACCAGAGGACATCATATTTACCTCTGGGGGTACTGAG GCCAACAACCTGGTGTTCCACAGCGCCCTGGAGGCCTACAGAGAGAGCTGCAGGACGGCAGAGCAGGGAGGCGACAGCCATCATCACCGTGACAACAGCCGTACATCCTCAGCCTGGCCTCGTCCACACCTCATCATCTCCAACGTGGAGCACGACTCTGTGCGCCTGACCGCGGAACACCTGCTGAAGGATGCCCAAGCAG ATGTGACGTTGGTGGCGGTTTCCAAGGTGACGGGGAGGGTCGAGGTGGAAGATGTGTTGACGGCTGTGCGACCCAACACCTGTCTAATCTCTATCATGATGGCTAACAATGAGACCGGTGTTATGATG ccaatcagagagcTTTGTCAGAGGATAAGATCCGTGAGCGGACAGCGTCATCATAGAATCCTCCTGCACACTGATGCAGCCCAGGCCATAGGAAAGGTCGGGGTCGACGCACGTGACCTGGGAGTGGATTACCTCACCATCGTAGGTCACAAG TTCTATGCACCGCGGATCGGAGCGCTGTATGTGAACGGCCCTGGGTCCACCACACCGCTCCACCCCATGATGTTTggagggggacaggagaggaacTTCAGACCGGG CACGGAGAACACGCCAATGATTGCTGGCCTCGGAAAG GCAGCAGAGCTGGTGATCTCTAACCTGCCTGAGTATGAGAGTCACATGTTGGATACGAGGAAATACCTGGAAGAGAGACTGCAG GCTGTTTTTGGGAAGGAGAGGATCCATTTCAACAGCCACTTCCCTGATTCAGAATCTCTACCAAACACCTGCAATGTCTCCATCCTGGGTCCTAGACTACAGG GGAGGAAGGTGTTGTCCAGCTGTAGACGGCTACTGGCCAGTGTGGGAGCggcatgccacacacacagaggagacag GCCCTCCCATATCCTGCTGAGCTGTGGCATTCCGGAGGAGGTGGCGGCCAATGCCCTGAGGCTGAGTGTGGGGAGGGGCACCAGCAGGGCTGATGTAGATGTAGTGGTGGAGGACCTGAGGAATGCTGTGGAGACGCTCGAGAGCCTGAATTGA